AACAATTTCCCCCCTAAAGCTCACTAAcatgtacacaaacagaaatgtaaaaccCACAAGTTGTTGCTGTACCTATTTCTATTCTACTTTCTGTTTTACTATTTCTTCCTGGAGTCTTAGCTAGTTGTTTGGCTAGCTCACAGTGACAACACGTCTTCAGGAAGTCACTCTGGCCTGGCCAAGAAACATTTGCAGCACGTACCATCCATAAAAACCACAACTTGTCATTTTTaagtgttaattagtgagctttagaggtctTGGTAGgcgtatgttttgttttgtttttcttactttGGCCAGTTAGCTGTTACCCCTTGTTTCCGTTATTGATGCTAATCTAAGCTAATCACCACCAGTTTCTAGCTCCCTAATTAAGAAACACACATGAGAGATCTGGATTTTCTGGAGTTTCTTGGGTCAAACTCTGTGAACATATAGCCAAAATCAAGAGTGCAACACAGAAAAATAACTAATCAGCCTGtggtttttcctttttactccactagGGTCCCAAGGGAGAAGTGGGCATCTCTGGGGAACAGGGCATCCCAGGACCTCCGGTATGCTGAGAATTCCACTCGTTGTAGTCTCTtgacaaagttaaaaacataggctaatgttgtttttttctaatggTATTATCTTGATTTAACAGAAAATAGTAGTAGTTGTCTGGTCCTGGTCTCTGTCTCACCCCTCTGTTTTCCTGCTTCCTTCTAAGGGTCCAATGGGTCTGAGGGGTTATCCAGGAATGATGGGTCCTAAAGCGGAAGCAGTGAGTACCAccatttctttctccttttttttcacagtcacatcttacttttttgtcctctttctttttttgggtaCAAGGCTGTTCTCATTCCTTTTAGATGAGCACCAAGGAGGCACAGCCAGACCTGCTCCCACTATGCAAACATCATCCATTACCAGCAATGGGGACATATGGAAATGATGCTAACACAAATCTCTCCCCTCCTCTAATGAGTTGGGGTTGTCTAGGTCCATGGTGCCTCATCTGTAGTTAATGATCCGCTGTAGCCATCCGTCTTACTGTTAACATTAGCCGTGTTAGCCAAGTTAGCGGCCCGGCTTAGTGCCAAAGCAAGAGTGGCTGGCTCTGTGTAGCACCTATTAGTGAAGTGAGTTAAGTGCTAATTACCCCTTTATCACGATGAATAGTAGGCTACCGTGACTTAGCATCCTCCCTGATCTGACGTGATTGATGGCCATTTTGTTTTCCCGTAGGGGCCTCGTGGTTACAAGGGCATCAACGGACCTGTAGGAATTCCTGGACCTCCTGTAAGAGCAGACatacacgcgcgcacacacacacacacacagacgtgaaTACTCATTTTAAAACAGGAATTCACAGTACACCTGAGCTACTCTTAAGTCACTCTCTGTTGTTTGCAGGGTGAGGAGGGACCTAAGGGACCACCCGGAGAGGCAGGAGACAAGGGAGACAAAGTAGGTGACTCTCCTGGTGTTCTCCCTTGAAGTTTATTGTCAaagcaagattttttttttttaaatttctcagAACTTGAATGGGGGCATTGATCCTGATGTGCATTGGGAATACACTGACGCGGCTGGTTTGATTATCTTCTGCAGGGCAGCCAAGGTATCCAGGGCCCACAGGGTGCAGTTGGCAAAAAGGGAGAGAATGTGAGTGAATGCACTTTTGTTTGTGCACTACACAGTTGCAGCGGTGTTTAGAGAGTGTACCAAATCAACTCGTCTGATTCATCTGCCTGCTTTTTCAGGGTCTGCCGGGTATTGATGGAAAAGATGGCACACCTGGCATTCCTGGAATCAAGGTAAGGGATGCCAGCTGCGATAATGATGAGTACCGTCAATCGCAGTAAAAGATGGCAATTTAATCTTCTTCTGCTCTCTTTTCCTACAGGGCAGCCCTGGCCAGGATGGGAGGCCTGGTCCGCCTGGTCCTCAGGGAACAGCGGTGAGTGATCCTTCAGTGTAGTGGGGGGGATGTGTCTATCTGAGGATTGTTCAGCAATGCCACTTCGGGAACATGCAAATAAGGCTGTCTGTAACGACTTATTGTCACTCAGACCACGTATGGGGTCAATCTGTTCTCCTGCTCCATTCAACAAAGGCAGAACACAGACAGGGGAAACCAGCGTGAAACAGCCTGTACATTTtggtatgttttgttttctgggcACACATCCAGGTATCAATGACCCTGTGACCCATAATGTTTTAGAATTTAAACCACCTTGAAATAGCATTCTCCCTCCCACCGCGAGTGATTTATCACAAtcagtcctgtgtgtgtgtgtgtgtgtgtgtgtgtgtgtgtgtgtgtgtgtgtgtgtgtgtgtgtgtgtgtgtgtgtgtgtgtgtgtgtgtgtgagtgtgtgtgtgcgcgcgggCATGTGTGCGCCCCCCGCGCGTGTGTCATTCTGACTAAAGGGTAATGGAGCATGAGATGCTTACTTTGCTGTGTGGTCATTGCAGTGACACAAACACTGCTGCAGACTCAACCAGTATAACTTACCCTGCTTTATGCCctactgtgacacacacacacacacagaaacactgcaAGAAAACCTGCTGCAAGGTATATAACAGTAGCCGACACTGCAGCTCAGACTAAATTTTATTGTTAATATATCAGGCATCAGCATTATTACCTAAGCATCACCAACACCCACATACTGATATCCACATTCAGTACCAGTGGCATTTTGAGGTTTATTGTCTGTATTTCAAACAAACTGTACACCACAGTTGTTTTCAGCAATTTTCAGTTTTGTTAATTCTGTCTGCAGGGATTGCCTGGCAGCCCAGGGTCCAAAGGTGGACCTGGAGCCAAGGTAAGCCTTTTCATATGATATGTTTTATTGacctttaattgttttttttattttaaagaattttcaaatttttcttattttgcaaATATACACCTTTTCATCTGTCTTCTCTTGTTAGGGCGAGCCTGGACCTAGGGGTCACATTGGCATGTCTGGTGCCCCCGGACCTCTggtaacacatacacacaaaattaGGATTTGTATCAGGTATCAGAAGTATACTGTTATACCGCGCAGGAGGACGAGTAATTGTACTTTAACTACATTCTCCTAGGGGGAGCCTGGTCTTCCTGGTCTGGCTGGTATGGAAGGAGTCCCTGGACCCAAGGTACAAATCCAGAATTATCACATTAAAGCGACTAAATACTGCAACTTGGAAGGCATACTCATCTTACCTGATTTCTGCAGGGTGACAGGGGCCAGCGGGGAGAAGTTGGGCCACAGGGAATAATTGGCAAGGCTGTAAGTTGctcatttgcatttctttaagtTTGAGTTCATCTGCAGCTATACTTTCCTTTTTTACATTCTCCTGTCTCTTACCAGGGAaacaaaggagagagaggaccaATCGGTGTTCCAGGGGCCCAGGGTCTCAGTGGAACCAAAGGAGACAAGGtctgtgcatgcgtgcatgaaCACGTACATATATTGCTTTGGAAAACATGTCCATCACTGACTACATTCAATACCACTTCATAATGATTGAGTTACCCAGAATAATCCATTGGGGGCAGTGTTTACCTATGAATGAAAGTCACACCGATCCACAGTAAATCACCGAGTGAGGCAAGCAATATAAACAAGCAATATAAATGATAATCTGAGCATCCTCATCTTCCATGTTTTAGAGATGAGACAACATCATTCTTAGTTTGTGATCTGTGGTGTCACTGGCATGAATCAATATTTAGTtcttagtattattatttttgtgtgtgtgtgaggataaTATCTAGATTTAACCACATTTACATGTACTCAAAACCATCCTTCTTTCCAGGGCTTCCAAGGAAAAGTCGGGTCAAAGGGAGACGATGTGAGTAGCTGTTTATAAACCGGATTATCAGAAAACGTGTTGTTGTATTTCAGATCCAACTCTGACAAGTGTTTCCTACAgtcatccatctctctctctctctctctctcccctcccccctcatcATTTTCTCTCTGTCGCTTTTAGGGTGACCCCGGGGTTGAGGGATTGGCTGGCGAGAAAGGTGAAAAGGTAAGAATCATTACTGAATAACCTAAAGCTGTCTCAAAACCTTTTATTATAAAGAACCACAACAGTCTCTGAATCTACGAAATACTACAACTTGCCGACTTTAGATAAGAAGGTTTTAAACATTCGGCTCCAACGGCATCAAAGCAAAGTGATGGATAGTAAAAAAGGTTGTTGCCATACAGAAGTTAAGACGAAGAGGAAGTCAGTTTTTGAATGTGCATACAAATCCCCATAATAGTCCAGATGGCAAATGACAGTGAAGCAATGATGCACGTTGGCTCTTTGAAGCAGCATTCTTAGACATCATTTACAATATTCATCTTTTAAGTTGTTGCTCAATGAGCCTCTCTGAGGTGGAAATGATAGATGGCAGTGATGGACGTGGAAATGACGAAGTCTCTCATGTTTGCTGTGACAGGGTTTGTCTGGTGAACCCGGGCCCAAAGGACAGGTGAGGTTGGGCTGTGTGCAAatcaaatttcatttttttgcatttttttccccccgccGTAAATCCATTCTTCCGTAATGCTCGTCTCTTCGCAGCAAGGAATTAGGGGTGATCCAGGACACAATGGACCTACTGGAGACTCTGGTAAACCTGGAGACATGGGACCCCCAGGACTGCCCGGTCCTAGGGGACTCAATGGAGAGCGAGGAGTACCAGGCATGCCAGGCATTCAGGGATCACTAGTAAGTCCAGCTCACTCTACGATGcaatgggggggaaaaaaccggACTGATATTGATTGGTGCACCAATTGCCGTCTCTTTTCCGATGCTCagtctcctcttcttctctccaggGGCGCGATGCATCTGACCAGCACATCATTGAAGTGGTGTTGAAGATGTTGCAGGGTGAGCGCCTAGACTCTTAGATTCCCCTTTGATGTCCACAGGGGAGATTAGATTAGCTAATTTCCCAAAGATCCTTTCATCTCCTGAGCAATCAGTCGCCCATCATCAAAGCTACTTTAATCAGAAAGTATGATGCtgctgttctgttgcagagaAGCTAGCTGCGGTGGCGGTGAGCGCCAAGAGGGCTGTGCTCGGTGGAGCCGGTGTGATGGGACCTCCCGGGCCCCCTGGCCCCCCTGggtcacctggtcctcagggGCCACATGGCTTACCTGGAGCTCGTGGCATTCCTGGCATCATTGGAGGACATGGACAGATTGGAAACACAGGACTTAAAGGTAGACAGTTGAGCATCactatatgtacacatgatgactacacaatagggctgcacaatacatagattttttttagcatcatcgcaatatcaacatgGGCAATAAACACATTGCAGAAGTCTGCGACATATcgcaaaagacatttttggtgtTAGTTGAAAGACAATATCAGTAGTAActctgcactttaaaatgtaactttcattctttgttttgtggtgcATTTTACATACAATTTAATGTTCAATTTGATAATAAGACAATGTTAAAATAGaatcctttcatttgttttaaattcaacaaacaatgtgttgttgtattttagcagaatactaaGAGCAGCAGAAATACAGAACTGactacactttaatatctgtttatgtaTCCCAAGTAATATCCTTAGCACAgtattcaacaacgttattgCATATTGCATGTTTTCCTTATATGGTAGAGCCCTATCACACGGTTGAAAGTAGTTTACATCTGAGCCCATTCATTTTTACCTTCCATAGGAAAGAGAGGGGCAAAGGGAGATAGAGGAGATCCTGGTAAACCTCACCAAGGACCACCAGGACCCCCAGGAATACAAGGTAAGAGCTGGAGCCCCTCCAAACTGAAAAACAggttcatgcacacacacgagATGTAATGCTGACCAAAAGTTCAGAAGAGTAAGGGTGCAATAAGAAACTGAAGAACGACAGCAGAGGCTTTTCAGAGGCATTGGAAGAGCATCATTAACTCCAGTCATTTAACAGATGCTCCTGAATGAGGATGTAATAGGATGGCAACAGTACACACTAATTCAAACAGTAGAAAACACACTCCCACCACTCCAGAGTGAGGTTAAGAGAGATTTTCTCAACATTAACTTTAGTGGAATGAGTCATCCTGACCCTGGGATTCAGTTGTCATCCCTTCTTAAACCCTTACCCTCCGCAGGTCCCCCTGGTGTTGACGGTGTGGCTCGGGACGGTAGGCACGGCGAGAGAGGACCTCAGGGATCAGCCGGAGAGTCCGGTCGTCCCGGTAAGGCGGGACCGGTAGGTCTCCCAGGCTTTTGCGAGGCGGCGATGTGTCTGGCTGCGTCGGCGTACACCTCCCCGAGGCTACAGGAGGCGGGGACAATCAAAGGACCCAATGTTTAGAGACCTGCCTCCCCGTCAGCAGCTCACAacccacgagagagagagagagagagagcgagagagagagagacagggagagagagagagagagagagagagagagagagaaagaaaacacgCTTCTCTGTAGGACAACATTGAGAACGAGGGCTTGGGGACAATAATAGTGACTGGATGTATAGCGCCCCCCCTACTCAAACTGACAACCTGAAGTTTTGACTGCTGGGACGTACTCTGATCTTAATCCTCTGCATCACCATGACAACAGCAGCTCACAGCCACCCACATCCTTCTGAATTCTTTAGTGTTTTGGATGATGCCAGTATCAGCCCCATCTAAATACCCCAGCCCTGTTCCTGCAGTGAAAGAGGAACAGTTTCAGATGGCATCTCCCTGTTTCCCATCCCCACCACAGCACCCATGAGGTGAGACGAGCTGGAAACCAAGCGTGCTGAAAGGTGCTGTTCTGTTACACCTTGGTCACTTTAAACGGTTTTACACATGTGATATTTTTTGAAGACGTGTTGCGAAGTTTAAGTTCTCTTTTGACATCGCAGCTGATGCCTTAAGTGTACAAAAAGGACCAATAAATgctaaacaataaactgtacTGTATTGTAAAATGTAGTAAATTCATCTGTAAGCTTTGGTGAAATCCCTGATTTACCtcatgtgtacagtacattgccCCCACTCCCCTCCCTATCCCCCGCTTTCTTCCCAAGCCTCATTTTAGAAACTAACGACTAGCTTGATCTCGTCCTCTTGTTGCCTGGCAACAGCATATCCCAATGGGCACTCCCATCTCCCACAATGCAGTGCTGTAAatctttgtaaatgtgtgttgatTATTATGTAGAGAAAAAGGAATGGGTTACGATATGCACCAACAGAAATAACGACTTTTTCTGAAGACAAATCAGCCCGAATGTGCTCCCTATGCCACTGTCAACCTTCCACAGGGTGCCAGCTATTTAATGActgatttattttcatcaacAAGCTATTTATTGTTCTTTATATACTCTTCTGTAAAGAGGGTTTTTTTCTGGCTGTTCAGGTCAACCCAAACCAATAAAGAGGAACCTTTTATAAAATCGAATGCTCTTCTGTATCATGTTGGGAATGGAAACATGTCCCAATAGTTTGTCTGTTTGAGctccttttcttctcatttATCCTATTCCAAATCTTCAACAGTATCAAGTCATGTATGTAAATAAACTCCCATGTTTCCAAAGCTGCAGATGCTCAGCTTTTGTTAATATTTCACTCCGCCACAAGTTCCCACCACACTTCCATGCTGTACTAGACAATAGAGAATTATATTCACATGTGCACGTGATGGGTTGGATGACAACGACAGGGAAGAAACGTACATCACTAAATTTGAGCTGGGGATATGAAGGTAAATGTGGTGCAAATTGGGAGAGCTTGTCGAATGCGATGAGCACTTGGAGATCGAAACATCTGATCTTGTATGTTAAAATTTGCAATTGtaaaacatattcacacactTGATATGAATTAGAAggcacacaaagaaaaaaaaaacaagtacaagtaGAAAATCTGAActtttaaattgaaattttgCACTTGTAGAAAATGTTCACACACCTGTATTCTGAATGTGAACTCCCAGAAAAGATGTTCGCAAATGTGTTGATTGATATTTACATGAACAAAATGGCCGCTAAAAACTTGTAATTCCACATTTATcagtatactttttttttatttttatttttttttacttgggttaattttccatcacaaccacaactcagtaaCTACAACCCTCCAAAGTCTGTCACTGCAACTTCCCGTGTGCTCTCTTGCATCACGGAGTGGTAAACCTGCGTGCCTCGACTTTACGCAACACTTTtggcgatacatttggtgcgaAACtcatttgtacctgtggactctGTGGCTGGGGAGCGCTGCGCCAACAGGACGCAAAGCAGGGTTTTTACCGTCAGATGAGCGACACCTCTGTCTGGCTtttttatgtagcatggaagcttgGTGGAATAGCATGCTAGCGTTAGCCAAATAaccagccagcctgcttctaaataaataccttttaatcatctaaacacttttaaacagtcaaaACTGAAACagtggcggtgagctccaggtcctgcagccgcagacggaccgTCCACAAACAagattttttgttctgcaagttcTCACGTCGTATTCTACGAGCTCTCACATTTTCATATCGGGACCCCTGACCCTTGTGGGGCCACTGAAATGACTGAGTTTCCGACAAACCcctacaaagacacacacaaccactacTGAGAGAGCTGCAAATCGACCattaagaaaattaaagaaatgccaaacaaCTACTGAGAGAGGCAAAAAGATGCCAAACAACTCCAAAGAGACACCAAACCGAactaaaaatacaatttcaacTTCATCTTCAGTCTGGGTCCATGTCAGTGCCCAGAGACCCATTGTCTTGAAAACCATTCATTGATTGACAACAGAGGTTGAGAATGATAACGCCATACAGTATCTTTTAAAAGCAATTTAATTCAGTTTAAACATTTCCCATGGGTTAGTTAGTGAGAAACAAAAGTCTGACCATGGCTCATAGTTTGAACGTCTagtttaaaaattattttaaaacgacaacagaaacaaaatacagtGACATGTAACACTACAAAAACCATCTGCGATGTCTTGAAGATTATTTCCTTGTGATCGTGAGGGCTAGGTGGCTGTGCTCAGTGTGATGCATTACAGTACCGGTGGTAAATGGGTTTAATTATTGCTCATATTTCCATAAACAAGGGCCTGTTGTAGCAGCCAGATGGTTATTACAGCTACTTTGGAATCCAAAATGAGATGAGATGCTTCAAAATGGCTGCATTACCAAAACGAACTGGACTTGAAATGACACAAAATCAACTTGaacaacataattaaaaaaagccaATGTGCGTTCTTGTGTAAACACAATTTTCTATTATAAATAATGTCTTCTTCTGAAAACATTATTTCAATTTGAAAGCTTATGGATCATAGAAGAATATTCCTTTGGCTTTTTTGTTGctcgtttttttgttgttgttgctgagcttgaaaaaaaaaaaaaaaaatgtgtggccGGCTACGTGTGTGCCTTGTATCAAATCCCTTGAAAAAGTATGAAAAgccaatatataaatataaatatatacaaaatagtCAATCCATCAAAAAGGGTAGGAATGCAGGTTTTTGACATGTTTTCTCCAGAACTGAACTAGGCCTACATTTCTAGGGATATTCTCTTACAAGTCAAATTCAAATGTATTTCACACCGCAAACGCTGAGACATATTAGAAATGCATGGGATGCACTCTGAATGGGATTTTGTGAGAAGGGAACAAAGATATGAGAGGTGCAAGCAAAGTGCTACAATAACTGTGGGCATTCTCTTTCAacagatgtggaaaaaaaagaaagaaaaaaaacagaggttCAGAATTAATCAAGGAGAAGAAAATCCAAATGGTGGATTTTGTCACCTCCCCTGGCTTGTTTGAAATGTACAAAAAGGAGTGGAACACAGTGTGAATAAAGAGGCAAGactaaaataaaaaggcagTAATATAGCAATGAATTGGCATTCACAGGGAAAAGAATGATGCAATAAAAATGTGCTGCTGGTGTGCCCCGGCAGGCCTCATTTCCATTGGGGCCCTTAGAAACAAATTGTGGATTTTTGCTCAGAACCACAGTAGCAATCTGTGTGGATAAATCTAAGCAATTCAACAATAAAGGAGCTCCTTGGTTTCCTCGTGTGGTCAGATTTAATAACTTTGGATCACTTTGGCTTCCTGTCTTCTCCGTAGTGTCTTTGCTTTGGTTCCCCCGTGACCCTCTACTCCATCAGTTCTAGCCCTTTACCAGGGGCCTTTGATAGGTGGGCCCTTTGGGCTGTACTCTACTTGATGGCTCATACAATCTCCAGGATTACACCGGCCATCGTGTCCCTTTGCACCAGGCTGCCCAGGCGAGCCTGGGATCCCAGGAACACCCTGCTGCCCAACAGGACCTGGGGGTCCCATCTTACTATAGCCTGGGGGGCCTGGGACACCTGTAAAAAGAAGGGAAATAAATGGAATGATTGTGGCACTACAACTGCCCTGCTACTTGGCTGTAAAGAGGATATattcaaaaagagaaaacaaaagagtaAAAGGAATAGTTCGACATGTTGGGGTAAAACACACTGTCCCTTTAAAGCTTCAGTCAGATCATTAACATCATTAAAATCCTATTTTGATTATTTGATGTGAGCAAGGTTGCTTCTTCAGCCCAAAATAAATGAACTGTAAATTGGCTGCAGATGCTAATTCGCTGAATTAGCCAAAGCTATCTGAACTCCAAGATGATTAAGGTTAAGGAATGTCAGATGTTGTTTTGGGTGGTATGAATAAGTCTGtcgttttagtcattttttactTTCATCATGCTGGTAATTTACTTACCAACAATAAATGCAAACTTAGTAATTAGCATCATTTCTGTGATGACAGCAATGCTAAGGGTTTAGCATCAGTATAAGTGTTCAGAGTTCAGCTCAGTTCGCAGTGTTGTTAAAAGAAAAGgtgatgtaatgtgataaactTGACccagcttttcttttctttttttaggaaCATGCAGGCATACAATTCAAAGCAAAAAATCATTTATCAGgttgaacattaaatatcttgtctttgtgctatattcaattgaatataagttgaaaaggatttgcaaatcattgtattctgtttaGGTTTTACACAACGTTCCAACGTCACTGGACAAAATGTGACATTAGAAGGGATTTACTgtaactaaaataataatttgaatgTCTAAAATGCAgaaactttttttgtcaatacGCATGGTGAAATGTGCTAAACGTTGCTAACTGTTAGCTGtagggttaacccttgtgttgtcttcccgtcaaccgtgaaaagaaaatgttttggtcacttttttcttcaacattattattgctttttctgacatttttgtcactttttcaatgttgtgggtgctttttgttgtttgttcacaaagtttttttgagttttttttgtccacaagcttattttgacggcccattttttgtgacaaaaaaaaaaaaacctaactgaaaatgggtcaaatatgacccaaggacaacatgaggggtaCGTAAGGCTGACACACAATATGGCTGCCACCTCTTTACTCACTGATCCATGGACAAGTGGGGATATGTTACCTGGTGCTCCTGGAGGTCCTACATCTCCCATCTCTCCAACACCCTTATCTCCTTTTTCTCCATTTGGTCCTCGTGGTCCTACAGAAAGAGACGCACATATTTGGACAACATGACAGATAAACCGTTTGCAGTTAGCTAATGATGACACTTGTCACGGTGCATAAAAGATTACTGGTGTAACTGATGGCTCACCAGGGGGCCCTGTGACTCCTGGTCGGCCTTGCCTGCCCATCTGTCCCGGGTTTCCAGGGGCACCTGGGTTCCCGGGACTACCTGGAGTTCCGTCTTTGCCAGGCGGCCCAGGCCGACCTGGTGACGCCACCATCTCCACT
Above is a window of Etheostoma spectabile isolate EspeVRDwgs_2016 chromosome 14, UIUC_Espe_1.0, whole genome shotgun sequence DNA encoding:
- the col9a2 gene encoding collagen alpha-2(IX) chain, with amino-acid sequence MAALSALLKTWVILQTLCLALAQVRGPPGPQGQPGPPGSSGMPGSDGIDGEKGPPGPPGPPGLKGEPGEPGPDGAPGENGIDGLIGAKGDRGPIGRPGPKGQPGPSGEPGPPGAGLPGLAGAAGPVGLPGEIGPNGPKGIMGPSGPPGLPGPPGKPGPPGKFIGGEEGSADFQCPLNCPAGQKGPQGLQGVKGHKGRAGVLGEPGSIGKLGPKGEVGISGEQGIPGPPGPMGLRGYPGMMGPKAEAGPRGYKGINGPVGIPGPPGEEGPKGPPGEAGDKGDKGSQGIQGPQGAVGKKGENGLPGIDGKDGTPGIPGIKGSPGQDGRPGPPGPQGTAGLPGSPGSKGGPGAKGEPGPRGHIGMSGAPGPLGEPGLPGLAGMEGVPGPKGDRGQRGEVGPQGIIGKAGNKGERGPIGVPGAQGLSGTKGDKGFQGKVGSKGDDGDPGVEGLAGEKGEKGLSGEPGPKGQQGIRGDPGHNGPTGDSGKPGDMGPPGLPGPRGLNGERGVPGMPGIQGSLGRDASDQHIIEVVLKMLQEKLAAVAVSAKRAVLGGAGVMGPPGPPGPPGSPGPQGPHGLPGARGIPGIIGGHGQIGNTGLKGKRGAKGDRGDPGKPHQGPPGPPGIQGPPGVDGVARDGRHGERGPQGSAGESGRPGKAGPVGLPGFCEAAMCLAASAYTSPRLQEAGTIKGPNV